A genomic segment from Pseudomonas sessilinigenes encodes:
- a CDS encoding arginine N-succinyltransferase yields MIVRPIRINDLSAVLSLLKGCCRELDDLSSDPERLAHRIRWAQRTFAGQVERADADYLFVLEDDDQQVIGICGLSGAIGLREPCYNYRVGITRGSAPGLGIEKQIPTLFLCNEMTGQSQLCSLFLRQDQRQGHAARLLSTARLLFVAEYPALFGDKLVVELRGQVDSEGASPFWDSLGRHFFKMDFQQANRLSSQGGKASIAELMPRQPLYTCLLSPTAQAAIGQAHASTDQAVGILREEGFNHQGCIDIFDGGPVIEAQVMNIRSVRESRTLPLLVGSLDEQAPLWLIYNRRLETCRITAAPGRLVAGCLLVDRQTTKHLQLQPGDTVRAVPLLACLSETSNQTQVRTSPATAW; encoded by the coding sequence ATGATCGTGCGCCCGATCCGCATCAACGACCTGTCGGCAGTGCTGAGCCTGCTCAAGGGCTGCTGCCGTGAGCTGGACGACCTGAGCAGCGATCCCGAGCGCCTGGCCCACAGGATCCGCTGGGCACAGCGGACATTCGCCGGCCAGGTGGAACGCGCCGATGCCGACTACTTGTTTGTGCTTGAAGATGACGACCAGCAGGTAATCGGTATCTGCGGCCTGAGCGGTGCCATTGGCCTGCGCGAGCCCTGCTACAACTACCGGGTGGGCATCACTCGTGGCAGCGCCCCGGGGCTGGGGATCGAGAAGCAGATCCCGACCCTGTTCCTGTGCAACGAAATGACCGGACAATCCCAACTCTGCTCGTTGTTCCTGCGCCAGGACCAGCGCCAGGGCCATGCCGCACGCTTGTTGTCCACCGCACGCTTGCTGTTCGTCGCCGAGTACCCGGCGCTGTTCGGCGACAAGCTGGTGGTCGAACTGCGTGGCCAGGTCGACAGCGAGGGTGCCTCGCCATTCTGGGACAGCCTGGGGCGGCATTTCTTCAAGATGGATTTCCAACAGGCCAATCGCCTGTCCAGCCAGGGCGGCAAGGCCTCCATCGCTGAACTCATGCCGCGCCAGCCGCTCTACACCTGCCTGCTCAGCCCTACCGCCCAGGCCGCCATTGGCCAGGCCCACGCCAGCACCGATCAAGCGGTCGGCATCCTGCGCGAGGAAGGCTTCAACCACCAGGGCTGCATCGACATCTTCGATGGCGGGCCGGTGATCGAGGCCCAGGTGATGAACATCCGCAGCGTCCGCGAAAGCCGGACCCTGCCGTTGCTGGTGGGCAGCCTGGACGAACAGGCGCCGCTGTGGCTGATCTACAACCGCCGCCTGGAAACATGCCGCATCACCGCAGCCCCCGGGCGCCTGGTCGCCGGTTGCCTGCTGGTGGACCGCCAGACCACCAAGCACCTGCAACTGCAGCCCGGCGATACCGTGCGCGCCGTACCGCTGCTGGCCTGCCTCTCCGAGACCAGCAACCAGACCCAGGTGCGCACCTCCCCCGCCACCGCCTGGTAA
- the hglS gene encoding 2-oxoadipate dioxygenase/decarboxylase HglS: MSHQRFVSPDLIRQGFSRAMSDMYREEVPLYGDLMQLVAQVNAQVLEQQPAIAQHLRHTGELQRLDLERHGAIRVGTAAELATLARLFAVMGMQPVGYYDLTPAGVPVHSTAFRAVHEQALQVSPFRVFTSLLRLELIDNPELRAFAEQVLARRSIFTPRVLELIHQAEDQGGLTADAAEAFIQQALETFRWHHHATVSAAQYANLSAQHRLIADVVAFKGPHINHLTPRTLDIDEVQRLMPAHGITPKAVIEGPPRRDCPILLRQTSFKALEESVAFTDQAHNQGSHSARFGEIEQRGAALTPKGRALYDRLLNAARDELGDFPSEANAQRYNQLMQQHFAEFPDSHDAMRQQGLAYFRYFTSEAGLAARTEPGRPTTVQALLAAGHLGCEPLVYEDFLPVSAAGIFQSNLGDDSQSHYAGHSNRQVFETALGRSTLDELQLYAQTQRRSLEQCAEALGLPAL; this comes from the coding sequence ATGAGCCACCAGCGCTTCGTCAGTCCTGACCTGATCCGCCAGGGATTTTCCCGGGCGATGTCGGATATGTACCGCGAGGAGGTGCCGCTGTACGGCGACCTGATGCAACTGGTGGCCCAGGTCAACGCCCAGGTACTGGAGCAACAACCGGCCATTGCCCAGCACCTGCGACACACTGGCGAATTGCAACGCCTGGACCTGGAGCGCCATGGCGCGATCCGCGTCGGCACCGCCGCCGAGCTGGCGACCCTGGCGCGCCTGTTCGCCGTGATGGGCATGCAACCGGTGGGCTACTACGACCTCACCCCCGCCGGGGTGCCGGTGCATTCCACGGCGTTTCGCGCGGTGCATGAACAGGCCCTGCAGGTCAGCCCGTTCCGGGTCTTCACCTCGCTGCTGCGCCTGGAGCTGATCGACAACCCCGAACTGCGCGCATTCGCCGAGCAGGTGCTGGCGCGGCGCTCGATCTTCACCCCCCGGGTGCTGGAGCTGATCCATCAGGCCGAGGACCAGGGCGGCCTCACCGCCGACGCCGCCGAAGCGTTCATCCAGCAAGCCCTGGAGACCTTCCGCTGGCACCACCACGCCACGGTCAGCGCCGCCCAGTACGCCAACCTCAGTGCCCAGCACCGGTTGATCGCCGACGTGGTGGCGTTCAAGGGCCCGCATATCAACCACCTGACCCCACGCACCCTGGACATCGACGAAGTACAGCGGTTGATGCCCGCGCATGGCATCACCCCCAAGGCGGTGATCGAGGGCCCGCCGCGCCGCGATTGCCCGATCCTGTTGCGCCAGACCAGCTTCAAGGCCCTGGAGGAAAGCGTCGCCTTCACCGACCAGGCGCACAACCAGGGCAGCCACAGCGCCCGCTTCGGCGAGATCGAACAGCGTGGCGCGGCCCTCACGCCCAAAGGCCGGGCACTCTACGACCGCCTGTTGAATGCCGCCCGCGACGAGCTCGGTGACTTCCCCAGCGAAGCCAATGCCCAGCGCTACAACCAGTTGATGCAGCAACACTTCGCCGAGTTTCCCGACAGCCACGACGCCATGCGCCAGCAGGGCCTGGCCTATTTCCGCTATTTCACCAGCGAAGCCGGACTCGCCGCCCGCACCGAGCCCGGTCGCCCTACCACGGTGCAAGCGCTGCTGGCCGCCGGGCACCTGGGCTGCGAGCCCCTGGTGTACGAGGACTTTTTGCCGGTCAGCGCCGCCGGGATCTTCCAGTCCAACCTTGGCGACGACAGCCAGAGCCATTACGCCGGGCACTCCAACCGCCAGGTATTCGAAACGGCCCTGGGCCGGTCGACCCTCGATGAGTTGCAGCTGTACGCCCAGACCCAGCGGCGCTCCCTGGAGCAGTGCGCCGAAGCTTTGGGCCTGCCCGCCCTGTAA
- a CDS encoding arginine N-succinyltransferase, with protein sequence MLALRPVALSDLPQLRRLTRERLLGATSLVDDESCLRRKILNSQASFARQEAGRGPENYFFVLEDLDTGQLHGCSDILATTGFSEPFYSLRNRPFVSSSRELNIQHGVPTLSLCHDLNGQTLLRSFHLDAHLSGTPIAQLASRARLLFIAAHPQRFAESCISEIIGYSSEAGESPFWEAVGQHFFDLPYIEAERVCALQGRGFLAELMPQYPIYIPMLSQAAQDCIGRIHPAAREACDILVDEGFSPTQYVDLFDAGPTLQARNNELRSIIQSRVAATCSQPQSGQGRPWLLSNERLEDFRALIAPLDEAPGDIVGLDPSVLQALRLVPGEVVRGVAL encoded by the coding sequence ATGCTGGCCTTGCGTCCCGTGGCGTTATCCGATTTGCCCCAACTGCGGCGCCTGACCCGCGAACGCCTGCTGGGCGCCACATCGCTGGTGGATGACGAAAGCTGCCTGCGCAGGAAGATTCTCAACTCGCAGGCGTCCTTCGCCAGGCAGGAAGCCGGCCGCGGACCGGAAAACTACTTCTTCGTCCTCGAGGACCTGGACACCGGGCAACTGCACGGCTGTTCCGACATCCTCGCCACCACCGGCTTCAGCGAACCCTTCTACAGCCTGCGCAACCGGCCTTTCGTCAGCAGCTCCCGCGAGCTGAACATCCAGCATGGCGTACCGACCCTGTCGCTGTGCCACGACCTCAACGGTCAGACCCTGCTGCGCAGCTTCCACCTGGATGCGCACCTGAGCGGCACGCCCATCGCCCAACTGGCGTCCAGGGCCCGCCTGCTGTTCATCGCCGCCCACCCGCAACGCTTCGCCGAGAGCTGCATCAGCGAGATCATCGGCTACAGCAGCGAGGCCGGCGAATCACCCTTCTGGGAAGCGGTGGGCCAGCACTTCTTCGACCTGCCCTATATCGAGGCCGAGCGCGTGTGCGCCCTGCAAGGCCGTGGGTTCCTGGCCGAGCTGATGCCCCAGTACCCGATCTATATCCCGATGCTTTCGCAGGCGGCCCAGGATTGCATCGGCCGGATCCATCCCGCTGCCCGGGAAGCCTGTGACATCCTGGTCGACGAAGGCTTCTCGCCCACCCAGTATGTCGACCTGTTCGACGCCGGGCCGACCCTGCAGGCACGCAATAACGAGCTACGCTCGATCATTCAGAGCCGGGTCGCCGCCACTTGCTCGCAACCGCAAAGCGGCCAGGGCCGGCCATGGCTGCTGAGCAACGAACGGCTGGAGGATTTTCGGGCGCTGATCGCCCCCCTGGACGAAGCCCCCGGCGACATCGTGGGCCTGGACCCAAGCGTGCTGCAGGCGTTGCGCCTGGTCCCTGGCGAAGTTGTGCGAGGCGTGGCCTTATGA
- a CDS encoding TonB-dependent receptor plug domain-containing protein: MGGALLGCLFSPWLLADDTSLKLDQQFVSAPSVESTTVAEMAKYGSKVEIIDRQQIERAGPSSDITRVLQMYVPGLYVAPKNGPFDYGTYSLLGGRNDDTLILLDGVRLNNRLYGGLYLDTLPANAIERIEVLKGGQSLLFGTQAVSGVINIVTRSPQTRDASGEVNLGLDSFMGRSGDARVERIVSNGLGDLGLLAYVSHNVSDGYQPFRNSAYNTSTKDKKRSYEVTTFGAKAIQGVGDDSRLELFYQYTDANLDFARAANNKKTTNDRVQQIATATFEQRLGERFSYFVKGHVNDWDTRYTRINSNDDGGIKVINHNDYWGFTDWGVQAEGKAELDGGHVLVFGTDNQWFKGQDDVLKIDDNNAQANALYAQLRPVFETLPDWHPSIGVRHEKISGGESATVGMLTSLYDLTSNWQLRGQFGSAFKLPNAEQLFANEEDEKGNRNLKPEKSVNAELGLDYKGSLLAGEFNASTTVFQRKIDDLIALDGIDWVNGEGRIKVRGIEVDGRWQFSPQWTLSADMTRNLVESRNGVTLSNIPGFFARSRLGFESQDRMWGVGGALRYIGQIDSPKKIDYGHYSVVDADAYRYLDAAQQHRLSLLVENLFDRDYSTSIASNNPRVDNLGRPFTTEVRYTYRF; encoded by the coding sequence ATGGGCGGCGCCCTGCTCGGCTGCCTGTTCAGCCCCTGGCTGCTGGCGGACGACACCTCCCTGAAGCTGGACCAGCAGTTCGTGTCCGCCCCGTCGGTGGAGTCCACCACCGTGGCCGAAATGGCCAAGTACGGCAGCAAGGTGGAAATCATCGATCGCCAGCAGATCGAACGCGCCGGCCCCAGCAGCGACATCACCCGGGTCCTGCAAATGTACGTGCCGGGCCTCTACGTGGCGCCCAAGAACGGCCCCTTCGACTACGGCACCTATTCGCTGCTGGGCGGGCGCAACGATGACACGCTGATCCTGCTCGATGGCGTGCGCCTGAACAACCGCCTGTACGGCGGCCTGTACCTGGATACCCTGCCAGCCAACGCCATCGAGCGCATCGAAGTGCTCAAGGGCGGCCAGAGCCTGCTGTTCGGCACCCAGGCGGTGTCCGGGGTGATCAACATCGTCACCCGCAGCCCACAGACCCGCGACGCCTCCGGCGAAGTCAACCTGGGCCTGGACAGCTTCATGGGCAGGAGCGGCGATGCCCGGGTGGAACGCATCGTCAGCAACGGCCTGGGCGACCTCGGCTTGCTGGCCTATGTCAGCCACAACGTTTCCGACGGCTACCAGCCGTTTCGCAACAGCGCCTACAACACCAGCACCAAGGACAAGAAGCGCTCCTATGAGGTGACCACCTTCGGCGCCAAGGCGATCCAGGGGGTCGGCGACGACTCGCGCCTGGAGCTGTTCTACCAGTACACCGACGCCAACCTGGATTTTGCCCGCGCCGCGAACAACAAGAAGACCACCAACGACCGGGTCCAGCAGATCGCCACCGCCACCTTCGAGCAACGCCTGGGCGAGCGCTTCAGCTACTTCGTCAAGGGCCATGTCAACGATTGGGACACGCGCTACACCCGTATCAACAGCAACGATGATGGCGGCATCAAGGTCATCAACCACAACGACTACTGGGGCTTCACCGACTGGGGCGTGCAAGCCGAGGGCAAGGCCGAGCTGGACGGCGGCCATGTGCTGGTGTTCGGCACCGACAACCAGTGGTTCAAGGGCCAGGACGACGTACTCAAGATCGATGACAACAACGCCCAGGCCAATGCCCTCTACGCCCAGTTGCGCCCGGTGTTCGAGACCTTGCCCGACTGGCACCCGAGCATCGGCGTGCGCCACGAGAAAATCAGCGGCGGCGAGAGCGCCACCGTGGGCATGCTCACCTCGCTGTACGACCTGACGTCCAACTGGCAACTGCGCGGCCAGTTCGGCAGCGCCTTCAAGCTGCCCAATGCCGAGCAGTTGTTCGCCAACGAAGAGGATGAAAAGGGCAACCGCAACCTCAAGCCGGAAAAGAGTGTGAATGCCGAGCTGGGCCTGGACTACAAGGGCAGCCTGCTGGCCGGCGAGTTCAACGCCAGCACCACGGTGTTCCAGCGCAAGATCGACGACCTGATCGCCCTCGACGGCATCGACTGGGTCAATGGCGAAGGCCGGATCAAGGTACGCGGCATCGAGGTCGACGGGCGCTGGCAGTTCAGCCCGCAATGGACCCTCTCGGCCGACATGACCCGCAACCTGGTGGAATCGCGCAACGGCGTGACCCTGAGCAATATCCCCGGCTTCTTCGCCCGCTCGCGACTGGGCTTCGAATCCCAGGACCGGATGTGGGGCGTGGGCGGTGCGCTGCGCTACATCGGCCAGATCGACAGCCCGAAGAAGATCGACTACGGCCACTATTCAGTGGTGGACGCCGACGCCTACCGCTACCTCGACGCGGCCCAGCAACACCGCCTGAGCCTGCTGGTGGAGAACCTCTTCGACCGCGACTACAGCACCAGCATCGCCAGCAACAACCCGCGGGTGGACAACCTGGGACGGCCCTTCACCACCGAGGTGCGCTACACCTACCGCTTCTGA
- a CDS encoding (2Fe-2S) ferredoxin domain-containing protein has protein sequence MHKDYQRVLFVGPGLHGGALGEAFRRELQALRGNDASTRVIDTLDGFDSLWAALEEALPEDGAALLVVDLEPSSDSAYLDWLRDELGRRARAHSQAPRLWVTAQALGRRGLDAAQSWASIAQRERHLPCDQVNPVASDPDWSQVPPHARQVLLCTGPRCVRRGALPLWKTLRRELLRLDLMEKPGGVLLTRTACQFPCNLGPVLTVHPDGCWYRIENDSQVLQLVEGHLLAGEPVAQLQIAAPYGVPTDA, from the coding sequence ATGCACAAAGATTATCAACGAGTGCTGTTCGTCGGCCCCGGGCTGCACGGCGGCGCCCTGGGCGAGGCCTTTCGCCGCGAGCTGCAAGCGCTGCGCGGCAACGACGCCAGCACCCGGGTGATCGACACCCTGGACGGTTTCGACAGCCTCTGGGCGGCCCTCGAAGAAGCGTTGCCCGAAGACGGCGCGGCTCTGCTGGTGGTGGACCTGGAACCCAGCTCCGACAGCGCCTACCTGGACTGGCTGCGCGATGAACTGGGACGCCGCGCCCGTGCCCACTCCCAGGCGCCACGGCTGTGGGTCACCGCCCAGGCCCTGGGTCGCCGGGGGCTGGATGCGGCCCAGTCCTGGGCCAGCATCGCCCAGCGCGAACGCCACCTGCCGTGCGACCAGGTCAATCCGGTGGCCAGCGATCCGGACTGGTCGCAGGTGCCGCCCCACGCCCGCCAGGTATTGCTCTGCACCGGCCCGCGCTGTGTCCGGCGCGGCGCCCTGCCCTTGTGGAAGACCCTGCGCCGCGAGCTGCTGCGCCTTGACCTCATGGAGAAGCCCGGAGGCGTGCTGCTGACCCGCACCGCCTGCCAGTTCCCCTGCAACCTGGGGCCGGTGCTCACCGTGCACCCGGATGGCTGCTGGTACCGGATCGAGAACGACAGCCAGGTGCTGCAACTGGTGGAGGGGCACCTGCTGGCAGGCGAGCCCGTCGCCCAGTTGCAGATCGCCGCACCGTATGGAGTACCCACCGATGCCTAG
- a CDS encoding ABC transporter substrate-binding protein: protein MPRTARARCLAILLWLASGPALAGSYENCGKSWPSPGTPQRIVALNQHSADLLLALGAGPALIGVAYLDDDGQAMAQGQYHGVPVIARQYPSAEVLYSLKPDLVVGGFASAFPDNFSSRERLGAIGVGSYLLESACAGHDEDYFGHIRRDLLTLGQLLGKQERAQQLIAQMDTDLASARALYQDQPQPSVFYLDSEVNGLASQGRRGFVGVLLQAAGARNSFAAIDRPRLVVDSETLLANDPEVMLLADALWSPAARKRRLLQGDPVLSRLRAVREQRLIDIPFTQLVPGIASARTALELARRLHPPQD, encoded by the coding sequence ATGCCTAGGACAGCCCGGGCCAGATGCCTGGCCATCCTGCTGTGGCTGGCCAGTGGGCCGGCCCTGGCCGGCAGCTACGAAAACTGCGGCAAGAGCTGGCCCAGCCCCGGCACGCCGCAGCGCATCGTCGCCCTCAACCAGCACAGCGCCGACCTGCTGCTGGCCCTGGGCGCCGGGCCGGCGCTGATCGGCGTCGCCTACCTGGACGACGATGGCCAGGCCATGGCCCAGGGGCAGTACCACGGGGTGCCGGTGATCGCCCGCCAGTACCCGTCGGCCGAGGTGCTGTACAGCCTCAAGCCCGACCTGGTGGTGGGCGGTTTCGCCTCGGCCTTCCCCGACAACTTCAGCTCCCGCGAGCGCCTGGGCGCCATCGGCGTCGGCAGCTACCTGCTGGAGTCGGCCTGCGCCGGGCATGACGAGGACTACTTCGGGCACATCCGCCGCGACCTGTTGACCCTGGGCCAGTTGTTGGGCAAGCAGGAACGGGCCCAGCAGTTGATCGCCCAGATGGATACCGACCTCGCCTCGGCCCGGGCCCTGTACCAGGACCAACCCCAGCCCTCGGTGTTCTACCTGGACAGCGAGGTCAACGGCCTGGCCAGCCAGGGCCGACGGGGTTTTGTCGGGGTGTTGCTGCAAGCTGCCGGAGCCCGCAACAGCTTCGCCGCCATCGACCGCCCGCGCCTGGTGGTGGACAGCGAGACCCTGCTGGCCAATGACCCGGAAGTGATGCTGCTGGCCGATGCCCTGTGGTCGCCGGCCGCACGCAAGCGCCGCCTGCTGCAGGGCGATCCGGTGCTGTCGCGGCTGCGGGCAGTGCGCGAGCAACGCCTGATCGACATCCCCTTCACCCAGTTGGTCCCCGGTATCGCCAGCGCCCGCACCGCCCTGGAACTGGCTCGGCGCCTGCACCCGCCGCAGGATTGA
- a CDS encoding diguanylate cyclase, protein MAPEQYTRGKGLSLARRLYRSRTLGLALGFFCVVEGMAPLQPAPWVWGFMLFNAFAWPHLAYQWARLARQPFRAEYRNLLVDSLLGGFWVAAMQFNPLPLATTLGMMAMNNIAMGGVRFFLAGCVAQLLGIGLGLGIFGFAFAARTSPEQLYACLPMLTLYPLALGYICYQQAVTLARHKRELLALSRTDSLTGLLNHGAWKDQLEIEFQRCKRQDHGGAIALIDIDHFKAINDTYGHVAGDVVLRQLSKLLRQNLRISDQAGRYGGDEFCVILPDVPLEHAAELMETLRGRFGALGYEQTPALQVSLSIGLAAFDSRHEEAMGWLHDADQALYAAKTCGRNNVSCHPPQRHLLNSL, encoded by the coding sequence TTGGCCCCTGAGCAGTACACCAGAGGGAAGGGATTGTCGTTGGCCAGGAGGCTCTACCGCTCGCGCACCCTGGGGCTGGCCCTGGGGTTCTTCTGCGTTGTCGAGGGCATGGCGCCCTTGCAGCCAGCGCCCTGGGTCTGGGGCTTCATGTTGTTCAACGCCTTCGCCTGGCCACACCTGGCCTACCAGTGGGCGCGCCTGGCCCGACAGCCGTTTCGCGCCGAATACCGCAACCTGCTGGTGGATTCGCTGCTGGGGGGCTTCTGGGTCGCGGCCATGCAGTTCAATCCGCTGCCGCTGGCCACCACCCTGGGCATGATGGCCATGAACAATATCGCCATGGGCGGGGTGCGGTTCTTTCTCGCTGGCTGCGTGGCCCAACTGTTGGGCATTGGCCTGGGCCTGGGGATCTTCGGTTTCGCCTTCGCTGCCCGCACCTCGCCCGAGCAGCTGTATGCCTGCCTGCCGATGTTGACCCTGTACCCGCTGGCCCTGGGGTACATCTGTTACCAGCAGGCGGTGACCCTGGCCCGGCACAAGCGCGAGCTGTTGGCCTTGAGCCGTACCGACAGCCTGACCGGATTGCTCAACCACGGCGCCTGGAAGGACCAGTTGGAGATCGAGTTCCAGCGCTGCAAGCGCCAGGACCATGGCGGCGCCATCGCCCTGATCGATATCGATCACTTCAAGGCCATCAACGACACCTACGGTCATGTGGCCGGCGATGTGGTACTGCGCCAGTTGAGCAAGCTGCTGCGCCAGAACCTGCGCATCAGCGACCAGGCCGGTCGCTACGGCGGTGACGAGTTCTGCGTGATCCTGCCGGATGTCCCCCTGGAGCATGCCGCCGAGTTGATGGAGACGCTGCGCGGGCGTTTCGGCGCCCTGGGCTACGAGCAGACCCCGGCCTTGCAGGTCAGCCTGAGTATCGGCCTGGCCGCCTTCGACTCCCGGCATGAAGAAGCCATGGGCTGGCTCCACGACGCCGACCAGGCGCTGTATGCGGCCAAGACCTGCGGGCGCAACAACGTCAGCTGCCACCCGCCACAACGGCACCTGCTCAACTCCCTGTAG